The Streptomyces luteogriseus genome includes a window with the following:
- a CDS encoding ABC-F family ATP-binding cassette domain-containing protein, translating into MPQHALLAHDLVRSLGGRRVLDGVSLTASPGHRIGLIGENGVGKSTLLRLLAGADEPDAGSVSRPAGLGFLHQEMPFEADATIAAVLDDALHEAREDLAELERLSEELARVPEDDPGHQELLDAYGRRLELAQDRESWDADRRAALVLDGLGLGAFGHDRTLGSLSGGQRGRLALAALLVRRPPALLLDEPTNHLDDSAAAFLEEQLRGLSGAVVLASHDRAFLDAVCTDLVDLDPAVDGPVRYGGNYSAYLGEKRAERERWERRYAEEEQELAELRHSAGVTARRVAPDRGPRDNEKMGYGHRAGRVQSQISRRVRNAARRLEELERTRVAEPPRPLRFAAGELAARAEEGDRPLVSLLDVRVGGRLALDGLEVAAGDRLLVTGDNGAGKSTLLAVLAGRLPAEGEVYRRPGLTVGLLAQDTGFERLDRTVRDTYELSVGPERAEKVPIGSLGLMHEADLAKPVGHLSVGQRRRLALAVLVARPPHLLLLDEPTNHLSPRLCDELEEALGTAGPGAIVVAGHDRWLRRRWRGRELRLEPDRGRRGRFGAEPE; encoded by the coding sequence GTGCCCCAGCATGCCCTGCTCGCCCACGATCTCGTCCGCTCCCTGGGCGGCCGACGTGTCCTCGACGGCGTCTCCCTGACCGCCTCCCCCGGCCACCGGATCGGCCTCATCGGGGAGAACGGCGTCGGCAAGTCCACCCTGCTGCGGTTGCTCGCCGGCGCGGACGAGCCCGACGCGGGAAGCGTCTCCCGCCCCGCCGGCCTCGGCTTTCTCCACCAGGAGATGCCGTTCGAGGCCGACGCGACCATCGCCGCGGTGCTGGACGATGCGCTGCATGAGGCCCGTGAGGACCTCGCGGAGCTGGAACGGCTCAGCGAAGAGCTCGCCCGGGTCCCGGAGGACGACCCGGGTCATCAGGAACTTCTCGACGCCTACGGCAGGCGGTTGGAGCTGGCCCAGGACCGTGAGTCCTGGGACGCCGACCGCCGCGCCGCCCTGGTGCTGGACGGCCTGGGTCTCGGCGCGTTCGGGCATGACCGCACGCTCGGTTCGCTCTCGGGTGGGCAGCGGGGCCGGCTGGCCCTGGCCGCACTGCTGGTCCGTCGGCCCCCGGCACTGCTGCTGGACGAGCCGACCAACCATCTCGACGACAGCGCGGCCGCGTTCCTCGAGGAGCAACTCCGTGGCCTTTCCGGGGCCGTCGTCCTCGCCAGTCACGACCGTGCGTTCCTCGACGCCGTCTGCACCGACCTGGTCGACCTCGACCCGGCGGTGGACGGCCCGGTCCGCTACGGCGGCAACTACAGCGCCTACCTGGGTGAGAAGCGCGCCGAGCGGGAGCGCTGGGAGCGGCGGTACGCCGAGGAGGAACAGGAGTTGGCGGAGCTGCGGCACTCGGCGGGGGTGACCGCGCGCCGCGTCGCCCCGGACCGGGGTCCGCGCGACAACGAGAAGATGGGCTACGGGCACCGGGCGGGCCGGGTCCAGAGCCAGATCTCCCGCCGCGTGCGCAACGCGGCCCGTCGGCTGGAGGAACTGGAGCGCACCCGAGTCGCCGAGCCGCCCCGGCCGCTGCGCTTCGCGGCCGGGGAGCTCGCCGCGCGTGCGGAGGAGGGCGATCGCCCCTTGGTGTCCTTGCTTGATGTGAGGGTGGGCGGCCGGCTCGCCCTGGACGGCCTGGAGGTGGCGGCGGGCGACCGGCTGCTCGTCACGGGCGACAACGGGGCGGGCAAGTCCACGCTGCTCGCCGTGCTGGCCGGACGTCTTCCGGCCGAGGGCGAGGTGTACAGGCGGCCCGGGCTGACGGTGGGGCTGCTCGCTCAGGACACCGGGTTCGAGCGACTCGACCGCACGGTCCGGGACACCTACGAGCTGTCGGTGGGCCCGGAACGGGCCGAGAAGGTGCCGATCGGCTCGCTCGGCCTGATGCACGAGGCGGACCTGGCCAAGCCTGTCGGGCACCTGTCCGTTGGGCAGCGTCGGCGTCTGGCCCTGGCGGTGCTCGTGGCCCGCCCGCCGCACCTGCTGTTGCTCGACGAGCCCACCAACCACCTCTCCCCGCGGCTGTGCGATGAGCTGGAGGAGGCGTTGGGCACCGCGGGACCGGGCGCGATCGTGGTCGCCGGCCATGACCGCTGGCTGCGCCGACGGTGGCGGGGGCGCGAGCTGCGCCTGGAACCGGATCGCGGGCGGCGGGGAAGGTTCGGCGCCGAGCCGGAGTGA